One segment of Microbacterium arborescens DNA contains the following:
- a CDS encoding APC family permease: MSPAVTTDSREPGEDSTPIAKRILIGDPLDSEKLDEQLLPKRRALPIFASDALSSVAYAPQELLMILAIGGTAMLAFSPWVALAVVALLVVVVLSYRQLIKAYPSGGGDYEVARTNLGEKAGVVVAAALLVDYILTVAVSVASGVDNIISALPGLAPWRVELAVGFVVLIIIVNLRGVREASSAFAVPTYIFIGSVGVMVATGLIRTFLGDAPVASSAQFAMEAESLSQVALILLILRAFSSGCSALTGVEAVSNGVPAFRAPKVENAQKTLVMMGTIAILLFSGLTALGLITGVHYAEDPCALVGFDCVNQPQPSLMAQIAAATFGMGSIPFFIIQAATACVLLLAANTAFNGFPLLGAVLARDGYAPKSLNTRGDRLVFSNGMIILGLAAILVLVVFQADLTTLIQLYIIGVFVSFSLGQVGMVKHWRRELRLLHPTATADRAEARRGLVINGIGATFTVAVLLIVTVTKFTHGAWLVFIAIPILAFLMVGVSRYYRDVEHEIAMDDDVHFGSTGDVALVLVNRLQKPVAKAIDYALSAKHDKTIAVHVAVSKESAQDVQTEWEVHGVPVPLVIIESPYRQYAAPLAAFIRKYREKHGSAVVTVYLPQYIVGHWWETFLHNRRARRIAQQLMMVHGVQITLVPWLLDSSEIVYGRRSRPMPGDDRAGRASATYGLVAHTDSPDER; encoded by the coding sequence ATGTCGCCCGCCGTGACCACTGACAGTCGCGAGCCGGGCGAGGATTCGACGCCCATCGCCAAGCGCATCCTCATCGGCGATCCGCTCGACTCCGAGAAGCTCGACGAGCAGCTCCTGCCCAAGCGCCGGGCGCTGCCGATCTTCGCCTCAGACGCCCTGTCGTCGGTCGCCTACGCGCCGCAGGAACTGCTGATGATCCTGGCGATCGGCGGCACGGCGATGCTCGCTTTCAGCCCGTGGGTCGCGCTCGCGGTCGTGGCCCTGCTCGTCGTCGTCGTCCTCAGCTACCGGCAGCTGATCAAGGCCTACCCCTCGGGCGGCGGCGACTACGAGGTCGCACGCACGAACCTCGGCGAGAAGGCGGGCGTCGTCGTCGCGGCCGCGCTGCTGGTCGACTACATCCTGACGGTGGCGGTGTCAGTAGCCTCCGGTGTCGACAACATCATCTCGGCGCTGCCCGGGCTTGCGCCGTGGCGGGTCGAGTTGGCGGTCGGCTTCGTCGTCCTCATCATCATCGTCAACCTCCGCGGCGTGCGTGAGGCCTCGTCGGCGTTCGCCGTGCCGACCTACATCTTCATCGGTTCGGTCGGCGTCATGGTGGCGACGGGACTCATCCGCACGTTCCTCGGCGATGCGCCCGTGGCGTCGAGCGCGCAGTTCGCGATGGAAGCCGAGAGCCTCAGCCAGGTCGCGCTCATCCTGCTGATCCTGCGGGCGTTCTCGAGCGGCTGCTCCGCGCTGACCGGCGTCGAAGCGGTGTCGAACGGCGTGCCGGCCTTCCGCGCCCCGAAGGTCGAGAACGCGCAGAAGACCCTCGTCATGATGGGCACGATCGCCATCCTGCTGTTCTCGGGGCTGACGGCACTCGGCCTCATCACCGGCGTGCACTACGCCGAGGATCCGTGCGCCCTCGTCGGCTTCGATTGCGTCAACCAGCCGCAGCCGAGTCTCATGGCGCAGATCGCCGCCGCGACGTTCGGCATGGGCTCGATCCCGTTCTTCATCATCCAGGCGGCGACCGCGTGCGTGCTGCTGCTGGCCGCGAACACCGCGTTCAACGGGTTCCCGCTGCTGGGGGCGGTGCTGGCCCGCGACGGATACGCGCCGAAGTCGCTCAACACCCGCGGCGACCGTCTCGTCTTCTCCAACGGCATGATCATCCTGGGGCTCGCCGCGATCCTCGTGCTCGTGGTCTTCCAGGCCGACCTGACGACGCTCATCCAGCTGTACATCATCGGCGTGTTCGTCTCGTTCTCGCTGGGCCAGGTCGGCATGGTCAAGCACTGGAGGCGCGAGCTGCGGCTGCTGCATCCGACTGCCACCGCCGACCGCGCGGAGGCCCGACGCGGTCTCGTGATCAACGGAATCGGAGCGACCTTCACCGTGGCGGTCCTCCTGATCGTCACGGTGACGAAGTTCACCCACGGCGCGTGGCTCGTGTTCATCGCCATCCCGATCCTGGCTTTCCTCATGGTCGGCGTGAGCCGCTACTACCGCGACGTCGAGCACGAGATCGCGATGGACGACGACGTGCACTTCGGGTCGACGGGGGACGTCGCCCTCGTCCTGGTGAACCGCCTGCAGAAGCCGGTCGCGAAGGCCATCGATTACGCCCTGTCGGCCAAGCACGATAAGACGATCGCCGTGCACGTGGCGGTGTCGAAGGAGTCCGCGCAGGACGTGCAGACCGAGTGGGAGGTGCACGGAGTGCCGGTCCCGCTCGTCATCATCGAGTCGCCGTACCGCCAGTACGCGGCTCCGCTCGCCGCCTTCATCCGCAAATACCGTGAGAAGCACGGCTCGGCGGTCGTGACGGTCTACCTGCCGCAGTACATCGTCGGCCACTGGTGGGAGACCTTCCTGCACAACCGACGCGCACGCCGCATCGCGCAGCAGCTGATGATGGTGCACGGCGTGCAGATCACCCTTGTGCCCTGGTTGCTCGATTCGTCGGAGATCGTCTACGGTCGGCGCTCGCGCCCCATGCCCGGCGATGACCGCGCGGGCCGCGCCTCCGCGACCTACGGCCTCGTGGCCCACACTGATTCGCCCGACGAGCGCTGA
- a CDS encoding amidohydrolase yields the protein MALDLDALYTDLHRHPELSFQETRTAAVIAARLSELGLEYEEGIGRTGVATAIRNGDGPVVWLRADMDGLPVPEQTGLEYASTARGVDPAGNDVPVMHACGHDMHVTALLGALEQLIATQNEWSGTVVAVFQPAEEYGAGSQAMISDGVLERFPKPDIVLGQHVTPLPAGVIGVRPGTQMAASDGLSVVLHGRGGHGSRPHSTIDPVVMAAATVMRLQTIVSREVDPRDVAVVTVGSIHAGLKNNIIPAEAKLELSLRYPDDAARERVMAKVERIVRAEAAASGAETEPTITVDHTLPPTINDHTATARLSAAFERAFGEGSVVDPGMFTGSEDVSWFAREAGVPLVFWFWGGVDPQKFADAVAAGTVERDIPTNHSPFFAPVMHPTIERGVENLVVAAKEFLA from the coding sequence ATGGCTTTGGACCTCGACGCCCTGTACACGGACCTGCACCGGCACCCGGAACTGTCGTTCCAGGAGACGCGGACGGCCGCTGTCATCGCGGCCCGGTTGAGCGAGCTCGGCCTCGAGTACGAGGAAGGCATCGGTCGCACCGGTGTCGCCACCGCCATCCGCAACGGCGACGGCCCGGTCGTCTGGCTGCGCGCCGACATGGATGGCCTCCCGGTGCCCGAGCAGACCGGCCTCGAGTACGCCTCGACGGCACGCGGCGTCGACCCCGCCGGCAACGACGTGCCCGTCATGCACGCGTGCGGCCACGACATGCACGTCACCGCGCTCCTCGGCGCCCTCGAACAGCTCATCGCCACGCAGAACGAGTGGTCGGGCACCGTCGTCGCGGTCTTCCAGCCCGCCGAAGAGTACGGTGCCGGCTCGCAGGCGATGATCTCCGACGGCGTGCTCGAGCGCTTCCCGAAGCCCGACATCGTGCTGGGCCAGCACGTCACGCCCCTCCCCGCGGGTGTCATCGGTGTGCGACCCGGCACGCAGATGGCGGCATCCGACGGCCTCAGTGTCGTGCTCCACGGCCGCGGCGGACACGGCTCGCGCCCGCACTCGACAATCGATCCCGTCGTCATGGCGGCAGCGACCGTCATGCGCCTGCAGACGATCGTCTCGCGCGAGGTCGACCCTCGCGATGTGGCCGTCGTGACGGTCGGCTCGATCCACGCCGGCCTGAAGAACAACATCATCCCGGCCGAGGCGAAGCTCGAGCTCAGCCTGCGCTACCCCGACGACGCCGCGCGCGAGCGCGTCATGGCGAAGGTCGAACGCATCGTGCGGGCCGAAGCGGCGGCGTCGGGCGCGGAGACCGAGCCCACCATCACCGTCGACCACACCCTGCCCCCGACGATCAACGACCACACGGCGACAGCCCGCCTGAGCGCCGCGTTCGAGCGCGCCTTCGGCGAGGGGAGCGTCGTCGACCCGGGCATGTTCACCGGCAGCGAGGACGTCTCGTGGTTCGCGCGCGAGGCCGGCGTTCCCCTCGTGTTCTGGTTCTGGGGCGGCGTCGACCCGCAGAAGTTCGCGGATGCCGTCGCGGCGGGGACCGTCGAGCGCGACATCCCCACAAACCACTCCCCGTTCTTCGCGCCGGTCATGCACCCCACGATCGAGCGCGGTGTCGAGAACCTCGTCGTGGCAGCCAAGGAGTTCCTCGCATGA
- a CDS encoding LacI family DNA-binding transcriptional regulator, which produces MVGIDDVARRAEVSTATVSRTLSGRGPVSPTTRERVLRAASDLGYVVSSAASSLASGRTRNIGVLVPMLDRWFFSRVLTGIAATLQRDDYDVALYALTAEADERRRVFATSLRRQRVDGVIVVSMALARDEIAQLGDLGLPVIAMGGQLAGLRSLTVDEIEVARTATEHLLDLGHRDIAHIGLHPQFEGDFHIPSQRRRGFEAALAEAGLPARGDRFAAADFTMAGGHEAATRLLRGAETRPTAIFAASDEMAIGAMLAARELGLRVPEDLSVIGVDGHDLGGFFGLTTVDQFPGRQGERVASAMIAGLRGAASEPPADLDFALVERSSTAPPA; this is translated from the coding sequence ATGGTCGGCATCGACGACGTCGCGCGACGCGCGGAGGTCTCGACGGCGACCGTCTCCCGCACCCTCAGCGGCCGGGGCCCGGTGTCACCCACGACGCGCGAGCGCGTGCTGCGAGCGGCATCCGACCTGGGCTACGTCGTCTCGTCGGCGGCGTCGAGTCTCGCATCCGGGCGCACCCGCAACATCGGCGTACTCGTGCCGATGCTCGACCGGTGGTTCTTCTCGCGCGTGCTCACAGGCATTGCCGCGACCCTCCAGCGTGACGACTACGACGTCGCGCTGTACGCCCTGACCGCCGAGGCCGACGAGCGCCGCCGGGTGTTCGCCACCTCGCTGCGACGCCAGCGGGTCGACGGGGTCATCGTGGTGTCGATGGCCCTCGCCCGCGACGAGATCGCGCAGCTGGGCGACCTGGGCCTGCCGGTGATCGCCATGGGCGGGCAGCTCGCCGGCCTGCGCTCGCTCACCGTCGATGAGATCGAGGTCGCCCGGACGGCGACCGAGCATCTCCTCGACCTCGGGCACCGCGACATCGCCCACATCGGCCTGCATCCGCAGTTCGAGGGCGACTTCCACATCCCGTCGCAGCGGCGACGCGGGTTCGAGGCCGCACTGGCCGAGGCCGGCCTGCCCGCGCGTGGCGACCGGTTCGCGGCTGCCGATTTCACGATGGCCGGCGGCCACGAGGCCGCGACGCGGCTGCTCCGTGGCGCCGAGACCCGCCCGACCGCGATCTTCGCGGCCTCGGACGAGATGGCGATCGGCGCGATGCTCGCCGCGCGCGAGCTCGGGCTGCGCGTTCCGGAGGACCTGTCGGTGATCGGGGTCGACGGCCACGACCTCGGCGGGTTCTTCGGCCTCACCACGGTCGATCAGTTTCCGGGACGACAGGGCGAGCGCGTGGCCTCGGCGATGATCGCGGGGCTGCGCGGGGCAGCATCCGAACCCCCCGCCGACCTCGACTTCGCGCTCGTGGAGCGGTCGAGCACCGCACCGCCCGCCTGA
- a CDS encoding glycoside hydrolase family 13 protein, whose product MTSSSVDTAASTLAPIGISRPGAEWWRTAVIYQIYPRSFADASGDGIGDLAGITSRLGDLAELGVDAVWLSPFFRSPQKDAGYDVSDYCDVDPLFGTLADFDAMLDEAHDRGIRVIVDLVPNHSSDQHAWFQDALAAEPGSPERARYIFRDGKGANGDEAPNNWESVFGGPAWTRTTNPDGTPGQWYLHLFDSTQPDFDWANPEVGDEFERILRFWLDRGVDGFRVDVAHGLVKSDGLPDFVPAEDAGSMGGDSLDVPYWGQEGVHDIYRRWNRILAEYEGDRALCAEAWLPTVDETALWVRQDEMHQAFNFPYLQTEWDADHLTEVISESLRAFPAVGAPATWVLSNHDVVRHASRLALTAENPQGHGLGPDSPGQPDAVVGLARARAATTLMLALPGSAYLYQGEELGLPEVVHLPDDARQDPTWFRTDGERYGRDGCRVPIPWEADAPGYGFSPTGASWLPQPEEWHDLARSVQDGDPASTLTLYRELLAARRQHDLGAGTLEWVDLQLGDDVVAFRNGDVLVVANTGTSAVTLPAGEILVSSVAGLTGTTSGSSELPVDAAVWIRTS is encoded by the coding sequence ATGACCTCCTCCTCCGTGGACACGGCGGCATCCACCCTCGCCCCGATCGGGATCTCCCGGCCCGGCGCCGAGTGGTGGCGCACCGCCGTCATCTATCAGATCTACCCCCGCTCGTTCGCCGACGCCTCGGGAGACGGCATCGGCGACCTCGCCGGCATCACGTCGCGTCTGGGCGACCTCGCCGAGCTCGGCGTCGACGCCGTGTGGCTGAGCCCCTTCTTCCGTTCGCCGCAGAAGGATGCCGGTTACGACGTCTCCGACTACTGCGACGTCGACCCGCTGTTCGGCACCCTCGCCGACTTCGACGCCATGCTCGACGAAGCGCACGACCGCGGCATCCGGGTCATCGTCGACCTCGTCCCCAACCACTCATCCGACCAGCACGCCTGGTTCCAGGATGCTCTCGCCGCCGAGCCCGGCAGCCCCGAGCGCGCGCGCTACATCTTCCGCGACGGCAAGGGCGCTAACGGCGACGAAGCGCCCAACAACTGGGAGTCGGTCTTCGGCGGCCCCGCGTGGACCCGCACCACGAACCCCGACGGCACACCGGGCCAGTGGTACCTGCACCTGTTCGACTCGACGCAGCCCGACTTCGACTGGGCCAACCCCGAGGTGGGCGACGAGTTCGAGCGCATCCTCCGGTTCTGGCTCGACCGCGGCGTCGACGGGTTCCGTGTCGACGTCGCCCACGGCCTCGTCAAGTCCGACGGCCTGCCCGACTTCGTGCCGGCCGAGGACGCCGGATCGATGGGCGGCGACAGCCTCGACGTCCCCTACTGGGGCCAGGAGGGCGTGCACGACATCTACCGCCGCTGGAACCGCATCCTCGCCGAGTACGAGGGCGACCGCGCCCTGTGCGCCGAAGCGTGGCTGCCGACCGTCGACGAGACCGCCCTGTGGGTCCGCCAGGACGAGATGCACCAGGCGTTCAACTTCCCCTACCTGCAGACCGAGTGGGACGCCGATCACCTCACCGAGGTGATCTCCGAGTCGCTGCGCGCGTTCCCCGCCGTCGGCGCGCCCGCCACCTGGGTACTCTCCAACCACGACGTCGTCCGACACGCCTCGCGCCTGGCTCTCACGGCGGAGAACCCCCAGGGCCACGGGCTCGGACCCGACTCCCCCGGCCAGCCGGATGCCGTCGTGGGACTCGCCCGCGCCCGCGCCGCGACGACGCTCATGCTCGCCCTCCCCGGCTCGGCCTACCTCTACCAGGGCGAGGAGCTCGGGCTTCCCGAGGTCGTGCACCTGCCCGACGACGCCCGTCAGGACCCGACCTGGTTCCGTACCGACGGCGAGCGCTACGGCCGTGACGGATGCCGCGTGCCGATCCCGTGGGAGGCCGACGCCCCCGGTTACGGGTTCAGCCCGACGGGCGCCTCGTGGCTGCCGCAGCCCGAGGAATGGCACGACCTCGCGCGTTCGGTCCAGGACGGCGACCCCGCCTCGACCCTGACCCTCTACCGCGAACTGCTCGCCGCTCGTCGCCAGCACGACCTCGGCGCCGGCACGCTCGAGTGGGTCGACCTGCAGCTCGGCGACGACGTCGTGGCGTTCCGCAACGGCGACGTGCTCGTCGTCGCCAACACCGGCACGAGCGCGGTGACGCTCCCCGCCGGTGAGATCCTGGTCTCGAGCGTCGCGGGGCTCACCGGGACGACCTCGGGAAGCTCCGAGCTGCCCGTCGACGCGGCGGTCTGGATCCGCACGAGCTGA
- a CDS encoding adenine phosphoribosyltransferase, whose product MTSDPLEHAESLIALIPDFPEPGILFRDISPLLADATALRTVIDAIIAPFAREFDVVAGVEARGFLIAGAVAAASGVGMVPIRKVGKLPRPAASVSYDLEYGQATIEMADDLPRGTRVLLVDDVLATGGTLRAAQRLLEGLGHRTVGTAVLMELTDLGGQDVCGPVHTIFRV is encoded by the coding sequence GTGACTTCAGACCCCCTCGAGCACGCCGAGTCGCTCATCGCGCTCATCCCGGACTTTCCCGAGCCGGGCATCCTCTTCCGCGACATCTCGCCGCTGCTCGCCGACGCGACCGCATTGCGCACCGTCATCGACGCCATCATCGCCCCGTTCGCGCGCGAGTTCGACGTCGTCGCCGGCGTCGAGGCACGCGGCTTCCTCATCGCCGGAGCCGTCGCGGCGGCGAGCGGTGTCGGCATGGTGCCGATCCGCAAGGTGGGCAAGCTGCCGCGCCCGGCGGCATCCGTCTCGTACGACCTCGAGTACGGTCAGGCGACCATCGAGATGGCGGACGACCTGCCCCGCGGCACCCGCGTGCTGCTCGTTGACGATGTGCTGGCCACGGGCGGAACCCTGCGTGCGGCCCAGCGCCTGCTCGAGGGTCTCGGGCACCGGACCGTCGGGACCGCCGTGCTCATGGAGCTCACCGACCTCGGCGGCCAGGACGTCTGCGGCCCGGTCCACACGATCTTCCGCGTCTGA
- a CDS encoding 2-hydroxyacid dehydrogenase, producing the protein MSESPRSVVVSVPTDELAADIGAVPDGVELVVWDLRSPAPRDAFDMVVPPYMSGKRLLSALGGVKVGLLQSQSIGYEGMGAYLPEGTRLANASSVHETATAEIAVGLAIAAQRDLADYVRNQESSRWAPQFGRSVADRTVLVLGYGGVGKAVASRLLPFETTIVPVASRARDEDGVHIHGIDELDELLPSTDILMITLPGGEPTKGLIGARELALLPDGALVVNVGRGTVLDTDALVAELQSERLRAALDVVDPEPLPEDHPLWRAPGALVVPHVGGAADAMRPRIAKLVRTQIERLAAGEESINIVEG; encoded by the coding sequence ATGAGCGAATCCCCCCGCAGCGTCGTCGTCAGCGTTCCCACCGATGAGCTGGCAGCCGACATCGGGGCCGTTCCCGACGGTGTCGAGCTGGTCGTCTGGGACCTCCGCTCCCCCGCGCCCCGCGACGCGTTCGACATGGTGGTCCCGCCCTATATGTCGGGCAAGCGACTGCTCAGCGCACTCGGCGGCGTGAAGGTCGGGCTTCTCCAGAGCCAGTCCATCGGCTACGAGGGCATGGGCGCGTATCTGCCCGAGGGCACGAGGCTCGCGAACGCGTCGAGCGTTCACGAGACCGCGACGGCCGAGATCGCCGTCGGCCTCGCCATCGCCGCGCAGCGCGACCTCGCCGACTACGTCCGCAATCAGGAGTCGTCGCGGTGGGCGCCGCAGTTCGGCCGGAGCGTCGCCGACCGCACGGTGCTGGTGCTCGGCTATGGCGGCGTGGGCAAGGCCGTGGCATCCCGCCTGCTGCCCTTCGAGACGACGATCGTGCCGGTCGCATCCCGCGCACGCGACGAGGACGGGGTGCACATCCACGGCATCGACGAGCTCGACGAGCTGCTGCCGAGCACCGACATCCTCATGATCACGCTGCCGGGCGGCGAGCCGACGAAGGGCCTGATCGGCGCGCGCGAGCTCGCGCTCCTCCCCGACGGCGCGCTCGTCGTCAACGTCGGTCGCGGCACCGTGCTCGACACCGACGCACTGGTGGCCGAGCTGCAGTCCGAGCGACTGCGCGCCGCCCTCGACGTCGTCGACCCCGAGCCGCTGCCCGAGGATCACCCGCTCTGGCGCGCGCCCGGCGCCCTCGTCGTGCCCCACGTGGGTGGCGCCGCCGACGCCATGCGCCCGCGCATCGCGAAGCTCGTCCGCACGCAGATCGAGCGCCTCGCCGCCGGCGAGGAGTCGATCAACATCGTCGAGGGTTAA
- the purQ gene encoding phosphoribosylformylglycinamidine synthase subunit PurQ encodes MTARIGVITFPGSLDDRDAQRAVRLAGAEPVALWHGSHDLDGVDALVLPGGFSYGDYLRAGAIAALAPIMAEVKDAAGKGMPILGICNGFQMLVEAHLLPGGLIRNAHQQFIRRDQRLVVENADTAWTSGFDAGQEIVIPLKNADGGFTCSAETLKRIEGDGLVAFRYRGVNPNGSLDDIAGLTNERGNVVGLMPHPEHAVEPGFGPNTTDAMRSGTDGLTFFTSAVAAVLARV; translated from the coding sequence GTGACCGCGCGCATCGGGGTCATCACCTTCCCGGGCTCGCTCGACGACCGCGACGCTCAGCGCGCCGTCCGTCTCGCCGGCGCCGAGCCCGTCGCGCTCTGGCACGGCTCGCACGACCTCGACGGCGTCGACGCACTCGTGCTGCCCGGCGGCTTCAGCTACGGCGACTACCTCCGCGCCGGTGCGATCGCTGCGCTCGCGCCGATCATGGCCGAGGTGAAGGATGCCGCAGGCAAGGGCATGCCCATCCTCGGCATCTGCAACGGCTTCCAGATGCTCGTCGAGGCGCACCTGCTGCCCGGCGGCCTGATCCGCAACGCCCACCAGCAGTTCATCCGCCGCGACCAGCGCCTCGTCGTCGAGAACGCCGACACCGCCTGGACGAGCGGATTCGACGCGGGCCAAGAGATCGTCATCCCGCTGAAGAACGCCGACGGCGGCTTCACCTGCTCGGCCGAGACGCTGAAGCGCATCGAGGGCGACGGCCTCGTCGCGTTCCGTTACCGCGGCGTGAACCCCAATGGCTCGCTCGACGACATCGCCGGGCTCACGAACGAGCGCGGCAACGTCGTCGGGCTCATGCCCCACCCCGAGCACGCGGTCGAGCCCGGCTTCGGCCCGAACACCACCGACGCGATGCGCTCGGGCACCGACGGGCTCACCTTCTTCACGTCGGCCGTCGCCGCCGTCCTCGCACGCGTCTGA
- the purS gene encoding phosphoribosylformylglycinamidine synthase subunit PurS, with protein MPTIVVDVMPKAELLDPQGKAVSGALTRLGVAGFSDVRIGKRFELTVDRADEATLETARRIADEILSNSVIEDVVNIEVVE; from the coding sequence ATGCCCACCATCGTCGTCGACGTCATGCCCAAGGCCGAGCTGCTGGATCCGCAGGGCAAGGCGGTATCGGGCGCCCTGACCCGCCTCGGCGTGGCCGGCTTCTCCGACGTCCGCATCGGCAAGCGCTTCGAGCTCACGGTCGACCGCGCCGACGAGGCGACTCTCGAGACCGCTCGCCGCATCGCCGACGAGATCCTGTCGAACTCGGTCATCGAGGACGTCGTGAACATCGAGGTCGTGGAGTGA
- a CDS encoding ABC transporter substrate-binding protein has protein sequence MNSRALRRIGLVAGVATTSAIVLAGCSGGGDQAASGGDSDTVTLATFNDFGYTDELLAEFTEETGIKVVHTKAATSNDARTNFFQKLGKTGLADVEGVEVDWFPEMMQYSDLVAPVPDELAGRWLDWKEKAATDAEGNLVAYGTDVGPQAICYRADLFEAAGLPTDREEVAQLFPTWDAFFQVGSDYVAKTGEPFIDSANSVLQGVVNQLEVAYEEPDGTVIATENPDIREAYDTVVDKAIPISAYAGQWSDDWYASMASGKFAAMLCPPWMHGIIEGEAPDIAGWDIANAFPEGGGNWGGSYLVVPANGKNLTNAQKLADWLTSPETQIKAFNNAGTFPSQPEAQSSPDLTGFVNEYFNNAPSGQIGIDRANAITVTTFKGPKYFQFHDALGNAITRVFDGIEDKETSWKTWETEVGSF, from the coding sequence GTGAATTCACGCGCACTGCGGCGGATCGGCCTCGTGGCCGGCGTCGCAACCACCTCGGCCATCGTCCTCGCCGGATGTTCGGGCGGAGGTGACCAGGCCGCATCCGGTGGCGACTCCGACACCGTCACCCTCGCGACGTTCAACGACTTCGGCTACACCGACGAACTGCTCGCGGAGTTCACCGAGGAGACCGGCATCAAGGTCGTCCACACCAAGGCGGCGACCTCGAACGACGCCCGCACCAACTTCTTCCAGAAGCTCGGCAAGACCGGACTCGCCGACGTCGAGGGCGTCGAGGTCGACTGGTTCCCCGAGATGATGCAGTACTCCGACCTCGTCGCGCCGGTGCCCGACGAGCTCGCGGGCCGCTGGCTCGACTGGAAGGAGAAGGCTGCGACCGACGCCGAGGGCAACCTCGTCGCGTACGGCACCGACGTCGGACCCCAGGCCATCTGCTACCGTGCCGACCTCTTCGAGGCCGCCGGACTGCCCACCGACCGTGAAGAGGTCGCTCAGCTCTTCCCGACGTGGGACGCGTTCTTCCAGGTCGGCAGCGACTACGTCGCCAAGACGGGTGAGCCCTTCATCGACTCGGCGAACTCCGTCCTCCAGGGCGTCGTGAACCAGCTCGAGGTCGCTTACGAGGAGCCGGACGGCACGGTCATCGCGACCGAGAACCCCGACATCCGCGAGGCCTACGACACCGTCGTCGACAAGGCGATCCCGATCTCGGCCTACGCCGGCCAGTGGTCCGACGACTGGTACGCCTCGATGGCGAGCGGTAAGTTCGCCGCGATGCTGTGCCCGCCGTGGATGCACGGCATCATCGAGGGCGAAGCACCCGACATCGCCGGCTGGGACATCGCCAACGCGTTCCCCGAGGGCGGCGGCAACTGGGGCGGTTCGTACCTCGTGGTCCCCGCGAACGGCAAGAACCTCACCAACGCGCAGAAGCTCGCCGACTGGCTGACGTCGCCTGAGACGCAGATCAAGGCCTTCAACAACGCCGGCACCTTCCCGAGCCAGCCCGAGGCGCAGTCGAGCCCCGACCTGACCGGGTTCGTCAACGAATACTTCAACAACGCTCCTTCGGGTCAGATCGGCATCGACCGCGCCAACGCGATCACCGTCACGACCTTCAAGGGTCCGAAGTACTTCCAGTTCCACGACGCCCTCGGCAACGCGATCACGCGCGTCTTCGACGGCATCGAGGACAAGGAGACCTCCTGGAAGACCTGGGAGACCGAGGTCGGAAGCTTCTGA